The following nucleotide sequence is from Synchiropus splendidus isolate RoL2022-P1 chromosome 14, RoL_Sspl_1.0, whole genome shotgun sequence.
TTGCATTGGCCATTCATCACAATACACCATCACCTGAGGCTGCGCACCAACGGCTGAAACAACCTTGGTGCATGTCGCACTGGTGTCTACTTGAGCAGCCCATGTGGAGTCCTCCTTCAACAACAGCCAGTGACAGCTTCTTATTGAAGGATCTTCACTTTCCTTGACCATCGTGCACTGCACCCTTCCTCCGATTTAACCTTCCTTCAGTAATCTTATAGCACAATGATGTACAAAGCTTCTGCAGCCCATCTCAactcaatgaagaaaacactttCCGGGCCCATTGTTCAGTAGCCCCTTATCTGCACTGGGGATAAATGTGGTTATTCTTCAGTAGTGAGGCAAGAGTCTTTGGGCCCCAATGTTGAATAAAATCTTGCCTTCAGCAATCAGTAAGTTGATCTGTCAGAATTGGTGGATGGTTGAAGAGTTCTCCTTTGGAATGAAAATCAAACTGACCCATTGCTATGCCTTAGGTATGAAATCCTTCTCCCATTTCTGACATTAAGTCTCAAAAAATTGATGCCCCGTTGAAAGTAGGAACACAACCACAATGACTGCTGCATTGTCCAACTGTTTAGAAAGAAACACGCTCAGTTTCTCACAATTTCTCTATCAACATTCCACCATTTCCACACTCAAGGAGTTTTCTACTCTGACACTATTCTATCTGAGTCATGTTTTATTAGGGCTGCTTCTAGGGATGTTGGAGGCTGTGGAGCCAGCCTCTCTCCGTCTGTCAGCTGTCATCCAAGAGGTGGACTGAGCATGTTAATCAGGACCCACAGCTAATAACCTAGGGTGATTGATCTCCTTCATTTACCTCCTGAAAGAGAGAATGTTGTTCTGGATACGCAGCATGCGTTGCTTCATTGTCATATAATACAAAGGTAAAACCATTTCCACATGGAGAACAAACACATGACTctggaaatgatgtgatgtgCACATCCTGGATCACCTCAAAGTGTCGGATCAACACCTGCAGAGAACTGTAGAAAAGTGCGTGAAGTTTCTACAGCATACTTTCTACGCACTTTTCGACCTTTGTACACAAGGACTTTGCTGTGGATTAGTGTGTAcgcaccttttattcatgaggcCCCAGAGTACCAGCCAGATCTGAAGGCTGTCCACGCTGGGAGGGTTATGGTCCCAAGAAAAGGTCCTGGATCACATTTTACACCAGCACCATCTACCATCAATGTGTGCTAGATCCTGCGTGTCCAAAAATGTTCACTTCAGATGTCCTTATATGTTGATACTGTCACTCAGTCAGTTATATTTGTTTCATCCATTTCAGGCGGGATCAATAAAGGGGAGCAGAACCTCTGGTTGACAGATTCTGTGGGTGAATTTGAAAAGCACTCCAAGAGCGCAGACTTCCACCAAGCTGCCCATTTCCATCCATATTGTGATTAAATTTCCACCTAAGTTGATTTTACCTACATTGATCCAAACCTTTTTAGCATCTGACATGTCATGCATGGATAGCAGTGGGCACAGTTGGACTTGCAGGCGGCAGTAGTAGTCACTACTGAAATCAGTTTTACACACACAGTTGGACAaagaaatacacaaaaactttcATAGCTTTGTGGATCCCGTATAAATCAGAACACAACCAACATTTAATTGTCTGTTCTTGCTCCATTATTAACATTTCCTGAGAATAGAAGGGAGTAGGAAGAGGTGTGCAAAGGCCGATACAGATGTACAAAAACAATGGCAGCTGCCACAATATAGAACGCAGTGGTGGTTTACAAGATGACGCCAACATCGCCACATGAATCCGACTACCTTTGAATACGGGGTCTGGTGTTCGAACTTTCAGCAATATAGTCGACTCGAAGTGTGTAGTATTCGTTACAACATCAATTGTGGACCTCGCAACGGTACAGAAGCACCTCATTCTTCACTGTCTAATGGTTCTCACCCACACAAAAAATGAATTGGTGATCATGCAATGAAGCGACGGCACATTCAGCATGTACAATGACTGCGTTGCACTTCTTTAGTGACCTCCCTATATCTGCCACTTAATGAGCCGGCACTCTTCGGAGAAGGACATGACTGCACAGTCGCTGTGTAGACGCAGATTTGCAAGGTGAGAATTTCACTGGTTTTCATTGACGCTGCATAAGCTTGTGAAGAATGCTGTGGCGGTTGTGTACTGATAGCTCATTAGGAGCAGAATAGAGCGTGTAGCAGTGTGTTCTGAAGGGAACACAAAGTGGAAGAGGAAATGAGACGTCTGTTATGAGCCCTTATATGATGGATATAACATCCCTGTATTTAAAGCATTGAACCAGAGCAGCAGTTCAACATAGATTTAACCTTGAACTGTAATTTCAGTGTATTATGAGAAGGGAAAAGTCCCAGATTCCTAGAGATTGAAACTCAGATTTAGTGGTGTCCCAACAGAGACGGTGATGAGTTGTTGCCATAGAGATGCGCTTTCAGGAATGTCAGCATCTTCTTCCAGGCGTCTTCCATGGCTTGGGAATGAGCAGCAGTTTCTCCACCCCACAGAGCCATCACTGCAAGGACAGAGCACATCAATATGGAGCCTCTCTCAGAATGTGAGGTCAACATTTTGAACTTGCCCTTTGTTGACTGTTGTTTAAAGATGCTGACTCTGGTGTGAGGAGAGTACGGCGGTTCAATCAGGTGACCCGTGTTCGGATAGGAGTGAATGCTCAGCAAGTGGCTGTTCCCGGCTCGCTCCATCATGTCCTTCATCTGAACATCCTCCAAAAATTACTTTTGGCAACAAAGATTTCatgcatttcaaatgtttttagaTTCAATGCTGCATGATGTTTTTGCGCAAGTAACCTTTATATCACCAGTCTTCAAATGTCCACATTAAATCGTGATCCTTTCATTTTAACAATGGGACTTAAGATATGTCACCAGAAATACACCAGTCTACTGGTAGGCGTTAAGAAATCTCACACCAATTCAACCAGCAGGAATATATAGCAGAGAAGGCAacggtgaatataaaaaaaatcatgaaaataaatcgCAATTCGAATAAATAACTGGCTAAATAAACAAGTAAGTGAAGTGTATAGGTTGGATAAGACCAAAAAGCAGTGTTTAAAGTTTGCATCTAAAACTGTTTTACTGTGTGCTGTTACTATATGAGCCAGtttaaaattgaaatacatAAGCCTTCATTCAAGAGCTTGGCAGTGAGGTGGTGTGGTTCACTTTTACTGCATGACCTGTGTTTGTCAGTATAAAAGTGCGCTTCGACGAATCAGGCTTGAGCAAGACACTGTAATTGCTAATTGTTTCAACAGAGTTATGCAATCCCATAAATCCTCTGCACTGACGAGaacaacatgaataaaaaaactcACATCTTGTGCCGACTCAGCTGCAGGCCAGTTCTGATCGTCCTCTCCAACCACCAACATCAAGGGACACTGGATTCTTCCCATCTGAGCACACATCAACACCATCAGGTATCAAGTCGACCAGAGAGACTAGTTTGATTGAAAATGACCAGAAGACGCAAAATCCAGTCTCCAGAAATATGACGCAGCTTCAAACTCACATCCACTTTTAACGCTGGGTCAGTAGGAATTGGCAGCAGAAGGTCCCTCCAGATCACCTCATTCAACTCATTATATCGGGTTTTCCCTCTGTTTCTGTTGGACGTACAAAATAAAGACTCGTGTTTCAACTTGAGCATCATCATAACTGATTTATATTACACTAAGAATCTGTTACCACAAGCTGCTTTTACCTGTTCTACATATATTCCTACAAATTAGTTCTTCACAGGCTGTAAGGCAACTTGTGCTGCATCAGTTAGCCAGAGGAAAACACCTTTAGAGAACTGGTTTCAGACGTAAGAACAACCTCCAAACAGACCCACGATTGCCTGCTCATTGTGATGACGGAGCCAATTTAAAAATGGTGCAAATTATAAATAATGTCATGAGCACAAAATTTCCAAATGCCACATGTCAAACATGTCATTCATTACATGTCAGAGGaaagaatttaaaaacacactcTTATTTTTGCTTCACAGTGACAAAAAATTGTTGGTGCATGATGGAGCAACTTACTCCTCGAAGTATTTAAATGTTTCTGCGACTGATCCCTCGACCTGTTGAACGTGACTTGCACTCACGCACATGATGCAAGCAGGCTGGAAGAACAAAGATCACACACAGACCAGTGAGCGACTTACTGAGGTCGTAACTAACGCATCCTGTACACGAGGAACAGAGGAATCCCATTGTCTGACCTTTACGATTTGGGAGTAAGCCGCCATTTTAAGTGCCATACTGGAGCCAAAAGAAATTCCCACCATGCCGATCTTGCTACCGAGCACCTGAGGATGCTTCTGCAATAATTGGAAGGcggtctgaaaaaaaaaaaaaaaaaaaattagatttACTTCAGGGTAAAGTATAAGTGTCACAAAAAGCATAACAAAAGCTAAGCATTTTCTGAAGCACAATCTGAATTTCAAGACATACATCATGACAGGTCTCACTCCTGAATGAGCAGTTGTGAGGCACACAATACTTTTTAAAAGGTCTTCACAGGTCACCCACCTGTCTACATCACTTTTAAACAACTGAAAATGTGTGTTATTTACCTCAAAGTAGTCATTGCCAACCATCTTGCCAGTTTCCAAGGTGATTTTGGGAGTCAAGTAGTCAAGGGCGAGAGAGGCGAAACCATGAGAGGCCAGCAGCGCTGATCGGTACTCCACCAACTGACCGGTGCCCC
It contains:
- the LOC128770943 gene encoding peroxisomal succinyl-coenzyme A thioesterase-like — translated: MDRRQRVNLSVHPSRGLIDEKFVVLVQSCLPGCQLTLHALHHCEDGNSWEAFGHYTSDASGAVNASMDPSLGGTYSGVEPMALMWSMRTVPGSKPGLRLRMKNVQKPMEVAISVYLGHQTEGFEEKVKLANVLVERWYMAPGVRRIPITESDLTATLFLPPGPGPFPGVIDMWGGTGQLVEYRSALLASHGFASLALDYLTPKITLETGKMVGNDYFETAFQLLQKHPQVLGSKIGMVGISFGSSMALKMAAYSQIVKPACIMCVSASHVQQVEGSVAETFKYFEENRGKTRYNELNEVIWRDLLLPIPTDPALKVDMGRIQCPLMLVVGEDDQNWPAAESAQDMKDMMERAGNSHLLSIHSYPNTGHLIEPPYSPHTRVSIFKQQSTKVMALWGGETAAHSQAMEDAWKKMLTFLKAHLYGNNSSPSLLGHH